One window from the genome of Saimiri boliviensis isolate mSaiBol1 chromosome 2, mSaiBol1.pri, whole genome shotgun sequence encodes:
- the LOC101038422 gene encoding olfactory receptor 13C7-like, whose protein sequence is MGKSNQSFVTEFVLLGLSGYPELEAIYFVLVLCMSLVILLGNGVIIIVSVYDTHLHTPMYFFLSNLSFLDICYTSSSIPLFLSSFLTSKKTISFSGCGVQMFLSFAMGATECVLLSMMAFDCYVAICSPLRYPIIMNKSAYVSMAAGSWIAGGINSVLQTSLAMRLPFCGDNVINHFTCEILAVLKLACANISINIISMVVANMIFLVGPVLFVVVSYVFILSTILRIPSAEGRRKAFSTCSAHLTVVIIFYGTILFMYANPKTKDSSGADKEQVTDKIISLFYGVVTPMLNPLIYSLRNKDVKAAVKSILCQKHCSERM, encoded by the coding sequence ATGGGAAAGTCTAATCAGTCTTTTGTGACAGAATTTGTGCTGCTGGGGCTTTCTGGCTACCCAGAGCTAGAGGCCATTTACTTTGTGCTGGTCCTGTGTATGTCTTTGGTGATCCTACTGGGAAATGGAGTCATCATCATTGTGAGTGTTTATGACACCCACTTGCACACCCCCATGTACTTTTTCCTCAGTAACTTATCATTCTTGGACATCTGCTATACTAGTTCATCTATCCCACTATTTCTCAGCAGCTTCTTAACTTCAAAGAAAACGATTTCCTTCTCTGGATGCGGAGTGCAaatgtttctctcttttgctATGGGAGCAACGGAGTGTGTCCTTCTAAGTATGATGGCGTTTGACTGCTATGTGGCCATCTGTAGCCCTCTACGATACCCTATCATCATGAACAAATCTGCATATGTGTCCATGGCTGCTGGGTCCTGGATTGCAGGAGGCATCAATTCTGTGTTGCAAACGTCCCTTGCAATGAGGCTTCCTTTCTGTGGGGATAACGTCATTAATCATTTTACTTGTGAAATCTTGGCTGTCTTAAAATTGGCCTGTGCTAATATCTCCATAAATATTATTAGCATGGTTGTTGCTAACATGATTTTTCTTGTAGGGCcagtactttttgttgttgtttcgtATGTTTTTATTCTCTCCACCATTCTGAGAATTCCTTCTGCAGAAGGAAGGCGTAAAGCCTTCTCCACCTGCTCTGCCCACCTAACGGTGGTGATTATATTCTACGGAACCATCCTTTTCATGTATGCAAACCCCAAGACTAAAGACTCTTCTGGTGCAGACAAAGAACAAGTCACAGACAAAATCATCTCCCTCTTCTATGGAGTGGTGACACCTATGCTTAATCCTCTCATCTATAGTTTGAGGAACAAAGATGTGAAGGCAGCAGTGAAGAGTATACTGTGTCAAAAACACTGCTCAGAAAGAATGTGA